A window of Daucus carota subsp. sativus chromosome 2, DH1 v3.0, whole genome shotgun sequence genomic DNA:
ACCTATTCAATGTACTGGTCAATTGTGACACTTACAACAGTTGGCTATGGAGACTTGTACTCGAAGAATACAGGAGAAAAAACCTTCAACATTTTCTATATGCTATTCAACATGGGCCTCACAGCATATATAATTGGAAACATGACAAATCTTATAGTTCACGGTGCTGTTAGAACATCTATCATGGTAACTCTTGTTCTTCTCTTTATAGGTTCAAACACTCAAACTTTTGACTGAAATTGGAAAATGAtactttaatatataaaatataaccatGAGACCATATATGGCTTCATTGGCTCTCCTTTAGTCTTCTGGCTCTAAATTATACACTACCTCATTTTGCTTGTTCATACAATGACCTTGCAGAGGGATGCCTTTAATGAATTATTACAATATGCAAGCAAAAATCGCCTTCCTGAAGGTTTGAAAGAGCAAATGCTCACACACATGCAGCTCAAGTACAAGACAGCAGAATTACAACAAGAAGAAGTTCTTCAAGATCTTCCTAAGGCAATCAGATCTAGCATTGCTCAACATCTTTTCCGGAACACTTTGGAAGACACCTACCTTTTCAGAAATGTCTCGGAAGAGCTTATAGGGCAGATGGTAAAACCTTTATTCCTTGGATATGCTTCCATGTTCATGACATGCTCAAAAGATTTTGAAGTTAAGATTACCTGTTCTGAATATATGAAGCACTTGGAAGTGGGCTACTCCCACAGTGTCCTGGAAAGCAGATTTCATATAGAGAAATCATAAATTACTACAATAGGTGTAATGGAAAATATGGATAATGAGTCTTTAAAACCCGAAGTTATCAGAGTTCCAGAGAATTTAATACATGCTGCATGCAATAACATGGCCTTTCTTAACAGGTATCAGAAATAAAAGCAGAATATTTCCCACCCAATGTTGAAATCATTTTGCAAAATGAGATGCCAACAGATTTCTACATTGTTGCCTGCGGAACCCtggtatatatattatctttttcacAGGCCCATCTGGCGTCTAGCCTCCCACTGTGAGTAACAGTCTAAACTTGCAGGATATTCTGATACGCAAAAATGCAACAGAGCAGGTAAGCTtctaaaattatgtaatatttattatgtaGCATGTCAACGCAAGATTTATAAAGGTAATATTTAAATGAAGAAAGCAAGAGAAAGATGAATAATATATTAGTCAATTTTTCAATGTATTTTCCGAAGTGTTAGCAAACTTAAGCTCAGGGCCTTCCAGTTCTTGACTAATCTAGGTGCAAGTGATGTCTTCGGGGAAATAGGAGTAATTTTCAATGAGCCCCAACCTTTCACGGTGAGAACAAGGAGTCTTTGTCAAGTAATTAGGATCAGCCATCCCTATTTTAAGCAAACACTGCAGCCGTTGAATAGAGATGGAAAGACAATACTTGCCAACTTTGTTAAGGTTTGAGTCCATTTCAACTTATCTGAATATAGTTATCAATTATTTTCCACTTGTTTTTTCTCGAAATTTTTGGATTTGGCATCTTAATAGAGTGGGAGAATTGTCGTCTATTtggaaattaaaaaaacttaCGAGTGTACAGAAATATCATAATCACTAGTTCCAGACTCAGATTTTACATCCTCGAGGGTTTTCTGCTATGACATCAGTTCTTTTCTATAATGTATTCATCAGCATGTATAAAATTACATGTACTGACCTTCCGGTGCAGCATTTGGAGGGCCTAAACAAGGATATGCAGGATGAAATTCCATCTTTATCTGATATGCAAGATTTAATGAATATCAAGGTACTTCC
This region includes:
- the LOC108207538 gene encoding potassium channel KAT3 isoform X2 → MASKHHVNFMYKSGGSNDNEINVITSVSSSLLPAFGTVVGDQEEYSLLGKYIVAPYDRRYRWWQTFLVVLVIYSAWSSPFELAFKKASTGVLLYIDLVVDVFFAIDIFLTFFVAYVDKSTYLLIHDHKKISMRYITHLWFPLDVASTLPFQHIYQSFSGKKHTSNVFGFLNLLRLWRLRRVSELFSRLEKDIRFSYFWTRFCKLISVTVLAVHSAACFYYWLAFQHKTPSETWIGHHLGDFKEKGIWVGYTYSMYWSIVTLTTVGYGDLYSKNTGEKTFNIFYMLFNMGLTAYIIGNMTNLIVHGAVRTSIMRDAFNELLQYASKNRLPEGLKEQMLTHMQLKYKTAELQQEEVLQDLPKAIRSSIAQHLFRNTLEDTYLFRNVSEELIGQMVSEIKAEYFPPNVEIILQNEMPTDFYIVACGTLDILIRKNATEQFLTNLGASDVFGEIGVIFNEPQPFTVRTRSLCQVIRISHPYFKQTLQPLNRDGKTILANFVKHLEGLNKDMQDEIPSLSDMQDLMNIKKHIYILLHLQITHSL